TGTATAAAGGTTGGATTGATGCCATCGGTGAAACCGCCTTTACCCTTCGTAGCAGAGCCCTTTTCGGCAAGAAGACCATTGCTTATGACAAGGTCCTATCTGTGATCATGAGCGAGGGAGCAACCACACGAGTAAAGCACGAAGTGGACCGACTTATTCCAGAGGTGAGCAAACGCGAAGCAAGAACGCAAGGGATAGCGCAGGCGGTTCAAAGGCTCAATCAAAAGACGGTATGGGTCACGTCAGGGGACCAGATTGATCTATCAGTGATCACAAAGGGAGGGTATGCCCACATCGTCTATACCTCTCAAAGTATCAGAGGAACAGCAACTGGTCGAATTGTCTATAAGGATTCGAGCCGTATCACACTCAGAGATAGGTCTGAGGCCTATAACATCGCCTACAACGACATGGATACCTTGATTGTTGCTAAACAGATGCGAGAGATTGAGCGATACCGAGAAACTGGTGCTCAATACAATGTTCGCGTGCGTGTGCATGCCCCGTCAATTCAGAAGGAACAGATGGTTGGCAGGCTGATTAAAATGATGCAAGACACATTGATTATGCAGGTAGAACCTACAACTTTGCCCCGTCGGATTCGTTCCCAAGGGGATATAGGAGATACAACATTTTATGAAGTACCTATCTCTTCAATTTCTCATATCGAGGTAAGCGTGGGACAGTATAGAAACACTGGCAAGGGCTTTATAATCGGGCTTGGTGCTGGACTTGCCATCTTTACAGTTTCATACGAATATGCGAACAAAGTCGAATCCCATAATCCTGGCAGTATGGATGGTCTGGGCATATTACTATTTGGGGTGGTAGCCGTTCCATCAACCGTTATTATTTCCACGCTGATTGGTGCGAACAAATCAGATAAATGGGTTGAGGTGTCCCCTCAACGCCTCAACCTGAGCCTTGCACCCCTGCCTGCTTGGCCGCGGCAGACAGGCACATCTGCAAAAGGGCTTCGCGCCATACTCACATTCAACTTCTAACGATGCAAATGATTCAAGTATAGAGCCGAAGTGCGTCAAAACAACCCATATCTTTTCATCCTATTCTTCAGAAATATCCTCAAGATATCCAGAAACGCAGTCGTGTGGACCGGGTTTTCCCTATTTATGCAGTGCCCTTTACATTCAGGTGTCAGTATCAGGGGGTCAGACGCCATACACGTATGCCCTGTCCAGCAATCCTGCCACAAGCTCTGGTCTTACTATCAATTCGAGCAGCGGACAAATCACTGGCACACCAACACAGACAGGCACTTTCACACTTACTGTGACTGCGACCGATCATGCCAACAAGACTGCAACTGAAAGTTTCAGTATGGCTGTCAGTCTGATGGGTGATTTTAACGGTGATGGTGCAGTCAATACGTCAGATCATTTACTTTTTGTGGTAGCGTTTGGTCTATCCGAAGGTGAGGATGGTTTTAATAGTGAGATGGATCTGAATGGCGATGGGACCGTTGATACTGCCGATTTTCTGATATTTTCAAGTCACTTTCCCAATGATGGTTGATTTTTTTCGGGCAGGAGACAACTCTTTTTCAGGAGGAATTCACCATGACACATCTAACAGCAATCGTTCTGATTTTGGGACTATGTCTGTCCCAGGTCCTGATAGCAGGAGTGGTTCTTGAAGCTGGTGAAATTGACAGACTTAAAGAGACAATAGATACGCTTTCTGTAAAAAAAGAAAACCAATCTAGACGGATTGTTGGTAAGTTGGCAGGTGGTGTCCTGGGGGGAGCACTTTTCGCTCTTGTGGGAGGCGCAATCGGAATAAATGTCGGGGAGGACGAAACATACGATCCATTCGTAAATTCTTTAATTAGTGGATGGGTTGGCTATCTCGTCGGCGTGCCCGCTGGCATGAGCGTATTTGATCCTTACGATCAATTTAAGTATTCATTGGTAGGTAGCTTGATCGGAGGTGCAGTAAGCCTTCCACTCCTCTACATTGAAGAAGACCTCTGGCCAGCTCTTTTTATTGCCCCTTTTGTCAGCGCGGCGATCATGTCCGAGTTTTCTCGAAAGCCACCGAAGGATCGTAGTGTCTCCATCGGTCTGTTGCCCGGTCCCAATGGCAGAGTATCCGCTGTTGCTACACTTCGATTTTGAGTTAGCTGCCAGTGCATTAGTCTCAAAAGGAAAGACCGCATGAAATTAGCTGCTGTCTTTGTAACGGCGGCCCTCTTGCTCAATGCGATGGCTCCCACACTCGCGTATGCAGCCACATACCTGCAAGGCGCAGAGATCAATGCCAACACACTCATTCAAGATGCCTACGTTGTGGTCACCTATTACGATAGCAAGAATAAACAGCAATGGGAAAAGGGATGGATTGATGCGATTGACGAGACCACATTTCAGATTCGATTCAGAGCACTTTTTGGAAAGAAGACCATTGCTTACAACAAAGTGTTGTCAGTAATCATGAGCGAGGAAGCAACCTCACGAGGAAAACAAATCAATGAGGTGGATCGGTTTATTCAAGAGATGGAAAAACGAATGGAGGACAGCACATCGGTCATCTTTAGTCGCTTTCTTCGAGTGCCTCCAGGTCGGCCAAATCTTTTTGGCGACCAGCAAGACGTTTGTTTTTCACCAGTTGAGGTCGCCCGATATAAAAGACCTCAATGCCGCCATATATTCCCGTTTCCCTGTTTTCTGCTACTTCTTCCCATGAGACACCTGTAATTGACGTAATCAGATCAACACGCACGGGAGGATATCCAAGTTGAATGACATGATCCGGCACGGTAAAGTCTGTCAATGTCAATTCCAGATTTCCGAATCCAAATTCAGATAAAGCATCTAAAATTCGTCGCGCGTTTTCGGTTTCTGCCCGAATCAAAATGTCCAAATCTCCGGTGTATCGCGGTACACCATGATGTGAAAGCGCGTAAGCACCCACGATCACATATTCAACCTCATGCGCGTTTAATAACGCGAGCAACTCTTTGAAGTCTTCCTGTACTTCCATGGTGTTGTCGCCTGAGATATTCTACAGCCAAAACCCGCTCTTCTGCGGGCCGGCTCAGCCAATAGGCCAGATCTTCTTTTGCCTGAGAATGCGTCGTCAGGTTTCGTTTTTGAACGACTTTTTGTATCATGTGCTTTCTCCGGGACCCCATTGCTCTTGTAAAGAAATATAGATTAAATTCCTCAAAAGACAATCATATAAATGAGGAGTGTGCATACTTCCCACCTCACTTCCCCTCACGCCCAACCGTGTACCCCGTGCCCACCCCCGGGGAACCAGATCAAATCCACAACAAACGAAACCAGTACCCCCGTCGCCCTGCCTGCAATAATCCCGAAAAAGAGCGGACGGTATTTTTCATAAAGAGACACACCACCCACCCGAATCACAATAGCTTTAAACAACCAGACAATAATAAGCGACGTAATCTCGTGAAGAATACTCGTCGTAGTAATAATAAAACCCACGGGATGGATGGGCCACCAGGGCAGGCGGTACCGAAGCGCTGTGAGAACCGCAAAAATGAAACCCCCAAAGCCGAACAGCACCATCCGCTCCCATGAAGCCGGCTCGGGAGATTTGATCTTCGTGACAATCGCATCGTAAAGACGGGGCGCGTACCGGGTAAACGGATACTCCGTAAAATTGTACGCCCCGTGTGTATAGCCCAGATAGAGCACCATCGAAATATTGACCACCAGCGCGCCGACCAACCCCAAAAGCAACACCCAGAAAAGCGCGCGCTTATTGCCCGGCACGCGATCAAAAACTTTGGCATTCTGCGACAGAGCCGGCATAAACAGCATCCAGCGCAGCGCGTGAGCCGTAGAACCCACGGCAATCGTCCTCGGATCAATCGTAACCGTACCGATCAATTGAAAACCCATATCCAGAGGCGTCGTGGGAATACCCAGGTACAGCGTACCCGACTCACACACAAAACGGGCAAGCGCAATATAAATAACAATCGCCGCCGGTATCGTAATCATCAAAAGCCCTGGCGCAACCCCCGCCTTCAAAAGATAGGCCACGATATAGGCCACACCCACAATCAAACCAATCACAGCCGTGCGGTAAGAAAGAAGCTCATTCGCATCATCCACACCGGGATCATCATGCCACGCCTTCCTGAAAACCGCCTTCAAATGCCGCCGCGCAGTCCACAGCCCCCAGCCCACAAACACAAAAAGCGCGCCCATACACTGCCACTGCACCAGGGGATCGCCCCATCCACCGCCCTTCTGGTGCATGCGCCCAAACTGAAAACCCGTCTTCCGAATAAGCGCAATCTCGCCCATCAGCAAAAAGTGGAAAAACCAGATCGAAAAAAGAATCTCCAGATTGACAAAATATCCAAAACCAATCGTATAAGTATTAAGATGTGTCAACAGCGGCGGAAAAAGGCGCGCAAAATAAAAAAGCCCGCCATTGGGACTCATGCTAATGCGGGGCACCGTCGTATAAAAATAAGTAATAATATTCCACCCGATAATCCCAAACGCCAGCCCAAAACCAATCCAAAAGAGATACCCCCGAAACAGGATCGGCCAACCGCTTCGACCCGAAGAATCGCGCGTCTCCGCAACCATCTCGAGAACAGGTGCGAGCAGGGGATAATCCAGACGCTCGCTCTCAACCCATTGCTTGCGAAGAATAACCACAATACAAAAACACACCACAAACCCCGCCAAAATCAGCGTAACCCACCAGAAAATCGGACCGACCCAGACCTCCCACGGAATGGACACCCCAGATGGCAAACCCTCGTACAAAAACGTCGTCTGCTGGTGATCATTGGAAGGAAAGAGATACGGCGGAAGAAAGGGCTGAACATTGTCAATCCACCCATTCTCCGGCGTAGCCAGATAATGCGGCGCAGCCATCAGCCCCAGCCAGACACCGGTCAACCCACGCGCGGGAATAATCGCACCGACCAGACCCATCGCAAAAATAACAGCCAGTTCTCGAGGGGCCAGCCCCTGTCTGTCGAACCGAATTTTCAGAAGCGTATTGACAATAAAAACGCACAAAAAAATAGCAAAAATAGAAACCGGCAGATGCGTAATATTAACCGCGGAAGTATTTGCAGCCGTGCGGGAATACGTCACCCATGCACTCGCCAGACAAGAAATCAGAAGCCCCAACGCGACACTGCGAGGCGTAATGCGCGCCGCTCTTCTCTGGGCTTCTTCAGATGTGGGAGACGGGGATTCGGGAAGGGCCATAGTGTTTTAGAAGAATGGGCTTTTCGCATTTGAAGCAAACCCAAATTTTCTTGAATTTGGAAATATGTCATGTAAATTTGCGACCTAATATAGTCACACATAGCGGCAACAAGCCACAAAAATTTATCACTGGTACCCAATAAGGAGCATCGCGATGGGACTGTACACACCCGAAGAAATAAGCAATGCCCGGCGAAACATCCAACGCTACGCCTGGGCAAAAGCTGAGCGAGATGCCACAATCGAAACATGCGCGCCCTGGATCGCGCGAAGCGATGGTGAAATCTGGGACCTGATCACCGGACAATCCATCCCCCGCGGCATCCACGTCAACCCCGACCTCGGCTGTCCCGAATGCGGCAGAGACGTCTATGCATTCGGAAACTACCCCTGGAAAGTATCGTTGGACCGCCCCTACAAATTGGAATGTCCGTCGTGCGGAGAAATCTGGCCCAAAAACGACTTCGAGGCATTTTACAAAAGCGGCCTGGGATCCGGTGGCGTATTCGACCGCAGCCTCGCCGATGAAACCCTGCTATACAACGCCGAACACCCCAACAACCCACACTATGCAGTAGATGACGGCATGGGCTGGATCGACGAATCGGGAAACCGCTGGTGGTTCATCGCTTACTACAGCCATTATTGCACATGGAAGGAACTACCAGCAGCCGCCCTCGCCCTGGGCAAAGCGTATCTCTACACGGGCGACACCACTTATGCCCACAAAGGCGCCATCATCCTGGACCGCATCGCAGACGTCTATCCCGACATGGACTTAACCCCCTACTCGGACCTCGGCCTCTACAACTCCCACGGCGGCACGGGCATGGGCCGCATCACAGGCTGTATATGGGAAAACGGCATGGCCGAGACCCTATCCCTATCCTGCGACATGACCTCCGAAGGAATAGAAGACGACAATGAACTCGTCCAATTCCTATCCGCACAAGCGGAAAAATGGCAGATCGCACAGCCCAAATCGAACATCGCCCACATCCGCAAAAACATCGAACGCGGACTCCTTCGAGAATTCATACGCTCCTGTCGAGACCGGCGCATCCGCGGCAACGAAGGCATGACCCAAACCGCCATGGCCACAGCAGCGGCAGTACTGGACGACCCACGAGAAACGCCCAAAGCACTCGACTGGCTCTTTGAACCCGGAGAATCCAGAGGCACAGGTGGGGGACACATCCCGGCAACCCTGATCGGAGAAGTGGATCGAGACGGCGTTGGCAACGAAGCAGCCCCCGGCTATTGCTTCGGCTGGATGAACGCATTTGCCCGCTGTGCATGGATACTGGATCAATGTCGCAAATACCGGGACTACGATCTATACCGCGACTATCCCCGCCTCAAACGCATGTACAGCGTGCCCTATCGCCTCACCGCACTGGACCGCTACACCCCCCACATCGGCGACACCGGCAACACCGGAGGCGAGGGGATGACAAGCGTAGATCTCGAAACAGTCATCAGTGCCTTCGCCCGACTCGGCGACCCCGACCTCGCGCGCCTCGCGTACAAACTCAACGGAAACAGCGTAGAAGGCCTGCACACCTCCATCTTCGACGCCGATCCCGAAGCAATCCAGAAAACCGTCCTCCACATCGTAAAACAACACGGCGAATTAGAACTCAAAAGCGAAAACCTGAACGGCTATGGACTCACCGTATTCCGGCACGGCAAAGAAAATGACCAGCGAGCGGCCTGGCTGTATTACGGGCGCAACGGCGGACACGGCCACCGAGACCGGTTGAACATTGGAATGTACTACCGCGGAATGGACGTATTACCCGACCTGGGATATCCCGAATACGCCGACAGCAAATGGCCCAAACGGGCAGGGTGGACCACAAACACCATCTCACACAACACAGTAATGGTAAACCAGCAACAGCAAGAAGGGAACTGGATCGGACACTGCCAATATTTTGCCACCTCGCAGGGTGTGGGCGTCGTCGAAATCGCATCCCCCGAAATATACCCTGACGTACAGGACTATCGGCGCACCCTCGCAATGATCGACGTATCCGCCACCGAATCTTACCTCATCGACTTCTTCCGCGTGGATGGCGGAAACGACCACATCATGAGCTTCCACGCCGGAGAAGGCGACGTAAGCACCCGGGGCATTGATCTCACCCCACAGAAAAAGGGAACCTACGCGGGCGAAACCATCTCCTTCGGCACGCACTACGACGGACCACCCGACGGACGCTACCGCGGAAGTGGCTTTGCCTACCTCTACGGCATTCACCGCGCCGAGAACCCCACAGCCGGATGGTCGGCAGACTGGAAACTCGCAGATACCTGGAAAACCCGGCACGGAAAAATCCCATTACACCTCCGCTATCACATCTTATCCAACGCAGAAAACGCGGCCCTTGCATGGGGCGATCCCCCCCAAAACAAACCCGGCAACCCCCGGCGCATCCGCTACGTACTCTTGCACAACACCGGCTCAGACCGAAAAAGCCTCTTCGCCTCCATCATAGAGCCTTACCGCGAGGATCAGCCCCATATAGCAGACGCCACCCGCATCGACCTCGGATTGGAAAAACGCGACCTAACAGCAGCAGCTATAAGAATAACAACCCAAACAGGCCGAACAGATCATATCCTGTCATCTGACGACCCGAACCGCGCATTTCACCTGAGCGAAAACATCGCAGCCGCGGGCCGATTTGCAATCATATCCCAGGAAAACGGACAAACAGCCATCTTCTTAGTCGGCGGAACGCAAGTGAACACCACCTCTGGGACCCTGCGAATCAGCACCCCAGTTCACCGCGGCACCATAACGGACTTCCACCGCGAAGAAACCGGACCCGCCTGGATCGAAATAGAAGGCACTCTCCCCCCGGACAAACGCCTCATCGGCACACAACTTCGGATCTTAAACGACGGCATTCGGGACGCCTGTTACACCATCTCCGACATCGCACCTTTGGAAAAAAACAAAGTGCGCGTAGAAGTGGGCGACACCTCCTTCATCCGGGGACTCGCATCCCGCGAGGATTATACAAAAGGCTTTGTTTATGATATTTCCACAGGCGACCCGTGCGAAATACAAAACGCCGT
This genomic interval from Gemmatimonadota bacterium contains the following:
- a CDS encoding heparinase II/III family protein; protein product: MGLYTPEEISNARRNIQRYAWAKAERDATIETCAPWIARSDGEIWDLITGQSIPRGIHVNPDLGCPECGRDVYAFGNYPWKVSLDRPYKLECPSCGEIWPKNDFEAFYKSGLGSGGVFDRSLADETLLYNAEHPNNPHYAVDDGMGWIDESGNRWWFIAYYSHYCTWKELPAAALALGKAYLYTGDTTYAHKGAIILDRIADVYPDMDLTPYSDLGLYNSHGGTGMGRITGCIWENGMAETLSLSCDMTSEGIEDDNELVQFLSAQAEKWQIAQPKSNIAHIRKNIERGLLREFIRSCRDRRIRGNEGMTQTAMATAAAVLDDPRETPKALDWLFEPGESRGTGGGHIPATLIGEVDRDGVGNEAAPGYCFGWMNAFARCAWILDQCRKYRDYDLYRDYPRLKRMYSVPYRLTALDRYTPHIGDTGNTGGEGMTSVDLETVISAFARLGDPDLARLAYKLNGNSVEGLHTSIFDADPEAIQKTVLHIVKQHGELELKSENLNGYGLTVFRHGKENDQRAAWLYYGRNGGHGHRDRLNIGMYYRGMDVLPDLGYPEYADSKWPKRAGWTTNTISHNTVMVNQQQQEGNWIGHCQYFATSQGVGVVEIASPEIYPDVQDYRRTLAMIDVSATESYLIDFFRVDGGNDHIMSFHAGEGDVSTRGIDLTPQKKGTYAGETISFGTHYDGPPDGRYRGSGFAYLYGIHRAENPTAGWSADWKLADTWKTRHGKIPLHLRYHILSNAENAALAWGDPPQNKPGNPRRIRYVLLHNTGSDRKSLFASIIEPYREDQPHIADATRIDLGLEKRDLTAAAIRITTQTGRTDHILSSDDPNRAFHLSENIAAAGRFAIISQENGQTAIFLVGGTQVNTTSGTLRISTPVHRGTITDFHREETGPAWIEIEGTLPPDKRLIGTQLRILNDGIRDACYTISDIAPLEKNKVRVEVGDTSFIRGLASREDYTKGFVYDISTGDPCEIQNAVHLHIANGEIATMRATVDYEWT
- a CDS encoding dockerin type I domain-containing protein, coding for MAVSLMGDFNGDGAVNTSDHLLFVVAFGLSEGEDGFNSEMDLNGDGTVDTADFLIFSSHFPNDG